One Gimesia aquarii DNA segment encodes these proteins:
- the nadB gene encoding L-aspartate oxidase has protein sequence MDPIPIEPGQRYLTRINPKRIPHIFTDVLIIGGGIAGSRAALEIDPRLETIIVNKGKVTQSNSAYAQGGIAGVLDPLDDVTNHIEDTLAAGKDLCDRSLVEHVCHEAPQHIRELIEIGADFDTRDGKIALTKEGGHSHRRVAHALGDATGKEIMRALISAVHSRPSVQTWTKTPTIDLVTEEGKCRGAIIWNRYHGKTLIWAKQVILATGGAGCLFRESTNPPLATGDGHALAFRAGALLQDMEFMQFHPTVLYIAGGARYLVSEAVRGEGAYLRDCNGVRFMSEYHADQELAHRDIVSRAITDRMQKTDHSCVYLDLTHLKKSLIQERFPNINHVCASFGLDLSKDQIPVRPGAHYMIGGVKTDLQARTSVPHLWAAGEVTSTGLHGSNRLASNSLLEGLIFGAAAGKGASEAALNQPDQYSASLLSDWESEKGSDEDLNSKDLRNSLASLMWRDVGITRSASTLQNAKDKVDFWSRYVVNREFKNLSGWELQNMLLVSQLMISSAIERKESRGVHYRSDFPQTDPAFQKHISVISTH, from the coding sequence TTGGATCCGATCCCTATTGAACCTGGTCAACGCTATCTAACCCGCATCAATCCAAAGCGCATTCCACATATTTTCACCGATGTGTTGATCATAGGTGGTGGTATTGCCGGTTCTCGCGCCGCATTAGAGATCGATCCGCGTCTGGAAACGATTATCGTTAACAAAGGGAAAGTCACTCAATCCAATAGCGCTTATGCACAAGGTGGTATCGCAGGCGTGCTGGACCCTCTGGACGATGTCACAAATCATATCGAAGACACATTGGCCGCGGGAAAGGATCTTTGTGATCGAAGTCTGGTCGAGCATGTCTGCCACGAAGCCCCTCAGCATATCCGGGAACTGATCGAGATCGGAGCCGACTTCGATACCCGGGACGGAAAAATTGCTTTAACCAAGGAAGGGGGACACAGTCATCGTCGTGTGGCACATGCATTGGGCGATGCGACGGGAAAAGAAATCATGCGCGCCTTGATCTCTGCTGTGCATAGCCGTCCCTCCGTCCAAACCTGGACGAAGACCCCTACCATCGATCTTGTGACAGAAGAAGGAAAGTGCCGTGGGGCGATTATCTGGAATCGCTATCATGGGAAAACTCTGATCTGGGCAAAACAGGTTATTCTGGCGACGGGTGGTGCGGGTTGTTTATTTCGCGAGTCAACCAATCCACCACTGGCGACCGGGGATGGACATGCTTTGGCATTTCGTGCGGGTGCCTTGCTCCAGGATATGGAATTCATGCAGTTTCATCCAACGGTGCTCTATATTGCAGGCGGTGCACGGTATCTCGTCTCAGAGGCAGTGCGAGGTGAAGGTGCCTATTTGCGCGACTGCAATGGTGTGCGGTTCATGTCGGAATATCATGCCGATCAGGAGCTAGCGCATCGAGATATCGTGAGTCGCGCCATTACAGACAGAATGCAAAAAACAGATCATTCGTGCGTTTATCTGGATTTAACCCATCTGAAAAAATCACTGATTCAGGAACGCTTTCCCAACATCAATCATGTGTGTGCGAGCTTTGGGCTTGATTTATCAAAAGATCAAATCCCCGTTCGCCCTGGTGCGCATTATATGATTGGAGGCGTGAAGACCGATCTGCAAGCACGGACTTCGGTGCCTCACCTCTGGGCCGCGGGTGAAGTCACTTCCACAGGTTTACACGGCAGCAATCGATTGGCTTCGAATAGCCTGCTGGAAGGTTTAATCTTTGGGGCGGCCGCGGGAAAAGGCGCATCCGAAGCAGCGTTGAATCAGCCCGATCAATATTCTGCCTCACTCTTGTCAGACTGGGAGAGTGAAAAAGGTTCGGACGAAGATTTAAACAGTAAAGACCTCAGAAATTCATTAGCCAGCTTAATGTGGCGCGATGTAGGGATCACACGCAGTGCCAGTACCTTACAAAACGCCAAAGACAAAGTTGATTTCTGGAGTCGTTATGTTGTCAATCGTGAATTCAAAAATTTGAGTGGTTGGGAATTACAGAACATGTTGCTGGTATCGCAGCTCATGATTTCTTCTGCCATTGAACGTAAAGAAAGTCGCGGCGTGCATTATCGTAGCGATTTCCCTCAAACCGATCCCGCATTTCAAAAACATATATCAGTCATCTCAACGCACTGA
- a CDS encoding SDR family oxidoreductase, which translates to MSESSSSQYLQTLFGLTGKTAVVIGGTGVLGGAIADALAQAGAHVVVVGRNAESGASRVRSIEEKQGSAEFFTADSTNRSDLEALVDHLKTRGKAVDILVNGAGINAATPFLEISDEEWDRIFRVNLLSVKVACQVFGQAMLDQNISGSIINIASMSAITPLSRVFTYSASKAAVLNLTQNLAREWAEQGIRVNALSPGFFPAEQNRKVLTPERVASIMTHTPANRFGDPDELAGAVLLLAAGKAGSFITGTNMAVDGGFSCMTI; encoded by the coding sequence ATGAGTGAATCTTCCTCATCCCAATATTTACAAACACTGTTTGGCCTGACAGGTAAAACGGCTGTTGTCATTGGTGGCACGGGAGTCCTGGGCGGCGCGATTGCTGATGCACTGGCTCAGGCAGGCGCACATGTGGTCGTCGTGGGGCGCAATGCGGAAAGCGGCGCAAGCCGTGTACGTTCGATTGAGGAAAAGCAGGGGAGTGCCGAATTCTTCACGGCCGATTCCACAAATCGCTCCGACCTTGAAGCATTGGTTGATCACCTTAAAACAAGAGGAAAAGCAGTTGACATTCTGGTCAACGGGGCGGGAATCAATGCAGCGACTCCCTTTCTGGAAATCAGTGACGAAGAATGGGATCGCATTTTTCGCGTGAACCTGCTCAGCGTCAAGGTGGCCTGCCAGGTCTTTGGTCAGGCGATGCTCGATCAAAACATTTCTGGTTCGATAATCAATATTGCCTCTATGAGTGCCATCACTCCCTTATCCCGTGTTTTTACTTATTCTGCATCAAAAGCGGCAGTCCTGAATCTCACGCAAAATCTGGCGCGTGAATGGGCAGAACAGGGAATTCGTGTGAATGCACTTTCTCCTGGTTTCTTTCCAGCTGAGCAGAATCGAAAAGTGCTGACACCAGAGCGTGTCGCGAGTATCATGACTCATACACCGGCAAACCGTTTTGGTGATCCGGACGAACTGGCAGGGGCAGTGCTGTTACTGGCTGCCGGGAAGGCGGGAAGTTTCATTACGGGGACGAACATGGCCGTCGATGGTGGTTTTTCCTGTATGACAATTTGA
- a CDS encoding menaquinone biosynthesis family protein, which yields MMTDEKVLIQVGHSPDPDDAFMFHALANDKIETGKYRFTHELQDIETLNQRAFNAELELTAVSLHGYAYLTDTYAICSCGASMGDQYGPMVVSRDNWTIDDLRGKKIAVPGKLTTAFLTLKLLLGDDFEYEVHPFDEILNLVEQEKADAGLIIHEGQLTYANQGLKLVVDMGQWWYEETGLPLPLGANAIRKDMGPEMMEEVTAILKQSIQYGLEHRDEALDHALKYGRDLNRGSADKFVGMYVNDWTLDFGERGREAVATLLNRGYEAGIIPNPVKLEFIG from the coding sequence ATGATGACTGATGAGAAAGTATTAATTCAGGTAGGCCATAGTCCTGATCCGGACGATGCCTTTATGTTCCATGCTTTGGCAAATGATAAAATCGAGACAGGTAAGTATCGATTTACGCATGAGTTACAAGACATTGAAACACTCAACCAGCGGGCCTTCAATGCAGAACTGGAACTGACCGCCGTCAGTCTGCACGGTTACGCCTATCTGACCGATACCTATGCCATTTGCTCCTGTGGTGCCTCAATGGGCGACCAGTATGGTCCCATGGTTGTCTCAAGGGACAATTGGACCATCGATGACTTGCGGGGCAAAAAAATTGCTGTACCCGGGAAACTGACCACAGCATTTTTAACACTGAAACTACTACTGGGCGATGATTTTGAATATGAAGTGCATCCTTTCGATGAAATTCTCAATCTGGTGGAACAGGAAAAAGCAGACGCCGGTTTGATCATCCACGAAGGGCAATTAACATATGCCAATCAGGGACTCAAGCTGGTAGTTGACATGGGTCAGTGGTGGTATGAAGAAACAGGCCTGCCTTTACCTCTGGGTGCTAACGCCATCCGCAAGGACATGGGTCCGGAAATGATGGAAGAAGTGACTGCGATTCTGAAGCAGAGCATTCAGTATGGGCTGGAACACCGAGATGAAGCCCTCGATCACGCTTTGAAATATGGCCGTGATTTGAATCGGGGAAGTGCTGATAAATTTGTCGGCATGTATGTCAATGACTGGACTCTGGACTTCGGCGAACGGGGACGTGAAGCAGTAGCGACACTGCTCAACCGCGGTTATGAAGCCGGCATCATTCCCAATCCGGTCAAACTCGAATTTATTGGTTAG
- a CDS encoding GxxExxY protein — MPEILFKEECYAIQGAVFEVYREMGCGFLEAVYQECLEHELRVCKIPFVAQPELQLSYKGALLQQTYQPDLICFDSIIVELKAVKEFASEHQAQILNYLKATDMKLGLLVNFGCHPKATVKRFVL, encoded by the coding sequence ATGCCCGAAATTCTATTCAAAGAAGAATGCTACGCAATTCAAGGGGCGGTGTTTGAGGTCTATCGTGAAATGGGATGCGGTTTTCTGGAAGCCGTTTATCAGGAATGCCTAGAACATGAACTACGGGTATGCAAGATACCATTTGTTGCACAGCCAGAGTTGCAACTCTCCTACAAAGGAGCTCTACTTCAGCAAACATACCAGCCAGACCTCATTTGCTTTGATTCAATCATTGTGGAACTCAAAGCGGTAAAAGAGTTCGCTTCAGAACATCAGGCACAGATTCTCAACTATCTAAAAGCAACCGACATGAAACTCGGACTGTTAGTCAATTTTGGTTGTCATCCTAAAGCAACAGTGAAGCGATTTGTTTTGTGA
- the miaA gene encoding tRNA (adenosine(37)-N6)-dimethylallyltransferase MiaA → MQFSSEILKRCWFLSGPTACGKTELSLLLAEHLNAEILAMDSMSLYRGMDIGTAKASPAERKRVPHHLIDLIDPHEKFSVADYFTAAEECCRQIIDRGRTPLFVGGTGLYLRAILRGVFNGPSADWEYRREMEAFAETEGNEALHRRLVAVDPVSAEKLHPNDVRRVARALEVYHVSGIPLSAQHDEGILNPEECPANVYWLLPDREWLYERINQRVDQMLAESLLEEVKQLLTATKPMSRTARQALGYKELIDYLEGKYSYERAVELLKQQTRRFAKRQHTFFRNIKECREIDVHPEDQPADLLGKILNFKQGS, encoded by the coding sequence ATGCAGTTTTCGTCGGAAATCTTGAAACGATGCTGGTTTTTGTCGGGTCCGACGGCTTGTGGGAAGACCGAACTCAGCCTGTTGCTGGCAGAACATCTCAACGCAGAGATTCTAGCCATGGATTCGATGTCGCTCTATCGGGGCATGGATATCGGAACCGCGAAGGCCTCTCCCGCAGAGCGGAAACGCGTGCCGCATCATCTGATTGATTTGATCGATCCACACGAGAAGTTCAGTGTGGCTGACTATTTTACGGCTGCGGAAGAATGTTGCCGCCAGATTATTGATCGGGGGCGAACCCCTCTTTTTGTAGGAGGCACGGGCCTTTATTTAAGAGCGATTTTGAGAGGGGTGTTTAACGGTCCCTCTGCGGACTGGGAATATCGTCGCGAAATGGAAGCGTTCGCGGAGACCGAGGGAAACGAGGCGCTGCATCGTCGTCTGGTTGCCGTTGATCCCGTCTCGGCAGAGAAGCTACATCCGAATGATGTCCGCCGTGTGGCCCGCGCGCTGGAAGTGTACCATGTGTCAGGCATCCCACTTTCTGCACAGCATGATGAGGGGATTTTGAATCCGGAGGAATGTCCAGCAAATGTCTACTGGTTATTGCCGGATCGGGAATGGCTTTATGAGCGCATTAATCAACGTGTGGATCAAATGCTCGCCGAGAGCTTGCTGGAAGAGGTCAAACAGTTGCTGACTGCCACCAAGCCAATGAGCCGTACTGCCCGGCAGGCGTTGGGATACAAGGAATTGATTGACTATCTGGAAGGAAAGTACTCCTACGAAAGAGCCGTCGAACTGCTCAAACAACAAACACGACGCTTTGCCAAACGGCAGCATACTTTTTTCCGCAACATCAAAGAGTGCCGCGAAATTGATGTTCATCCGGAAGATCAACCGGCTGATTTGTTGGGGAAAATTTTGAACTTTAAGCAAGGTTCATAA
- a CDS encoding SRPBCC family protein: MANFEASVQLTGTPEQIFEFLIDTDNILKISPPDTGLSFTNKPDKLYQGAILEFKIQGFGKVQEGTHEIIKFESPELYTEKQISGPLKHYVHEHHVVANGENEVTVIDRLEFEPPSGLLGFLITETKLLDLFDEGFYHRHNALKALFS, encoded by the coding sequence ATGGCGAACTTTGAAGCCAGCGTTCAGTTAACGGGGACTCCCGAACAAATTTTTGAATTCCTGATCGATACCGATAACATTCTCAAGATCAGTCCGCCCGATACTGGTTTGTCGTTTACCAACAAACCGGACAAATTATATCAAGGTGCTATTCTGGAGTTCAAAATCCAGGGCTTCGGAAAAGTGCAGGAAGGGACGCACGAAATCATCAAGTTTGAGTCGCCCGAGTTATATACCGAGAAACAGATTTCCGGGCCACTCAAGCATTACGTCCACGAACATCATGTTGTCGCTAATGGAGAGAACGAGGTGACGGTCATTGATCGACTGGAGTTCGAACCACCGAGCGGTCTGCTTGGATTCCTAATTACCGAAACTAAGCTGCTGGATCTGTTTGACGAGGGTTTTTATCACCGACACAATGCTCTAAAAGCACTTTTTTCTTAA
- a CDS encoding flagellar hook-basal body protein → MRKNFERIIFAVSVCVLVGVLFIQGMLYLRSLGFSEEPTLLSVAVEQPTTEGPQALLEEPVVKKINLRSTENDPKPAKENLIPVELALAESSPFNEEPDESNSEGPVLKLPHADETRQPLNLEAQKPEFPALLKPTPAFPQTPGPLMPPLNAEPLQDSKKSSDSRDDQITRSIINEHLPHASKEELEIWFEELQGVPHKVASDMLSIRKMLQPKSVLNVPEAKGHPSLPGLTADSAQQPVSSPRAVSPDQSGFIGFSSKADHDELTQRLKPTVDALRLSRDVIVNNIANAGTVGFKRSYVEFESLPYEYLETPASEESKTEPPIAVGMGSHVLQTRISQTKGELIKTGRALDLAIEGKGFLQVKLAGKTAFTRSGRLTLDQQGRLCLDGSQRTYSIVPEIRVPNNAYSIQISDSGVVTVMVPIPEKREGKEQTVGQLSIVCFTDQSELVPRESCLFEATPRSGAPRVLTPGTKGAGLIRAGVLEASNVSISEELEALSQIKQRLDALKAVYLTEPNEPIQADLGLPAERIAQPGAKRLQRENRPVFK, encoded by the coding sequence ATGAGAAAAAATTTTGAACGGATCATTTTTGCCGTCTCTGTATGTGTGCTCGTAGGTGTGCTTTTTATTCAGGGCATGCTCTATTTAAGGAGTCTCGGTTTTTCAGAAGAACCCACACTCCTCTCTGTTGCCGTTGAGCAACCAACGACTGAAGGTCCCCAAGCTTTGCTTGAGGAACCAGTTGTTAAAAAAATCAATTTGAGATCGACTGAAAATGATCCGAAACCAGCTAAAGAAAATCTAATTCCTGTGGAACTGGCCTTAGCAGAATCCAGTCCCTTCAATGAAGAGCCTGATGAGTCAAACTCCGAGGGTCCTGTCTTGAAGTTACCGCATGCTGATGAAACCAGACAACCCCTTAATCTGGAAGCACAAAAACCAGAGTTTCCCGCGTTATTGAAACCCACACCAGCATTTCCCCAAACACCCGGTCCTTTGATGCCCCCTCTCAATGCAGAGCCGTTACAGGATTCAAAAAAATCATCCGATTCCAGAGATGATCAGATTACACGTTCGATTATCAATGAGCATCTGCCTCATGCTTCTAAAGAGGAATTAGAAATCTGGTTCGAAGAACTTCAAGGAGTACCCCACAAAGTCGCTTCGGACATGCTTTCCATTCGTAAGATGTTACAACCCAAAAGTGTACTGAACGTCCCGGAAGCTAAAGGGCATCCGTCTCTTCCAGGTCTTACAGCTGACTCAGCTCAGCAACCTGTCTCGTCACCCAGAGCAGTGTCCCCAGATCAGAGTGGTTTTATCGGCTTTTCTTCCAAGGCAGATCACGATGAACTAACACAACGTTTAAAGCCAACCGTGGATGCGCTGCGATTATCACGTGATGTGATTGTGAATAATATTGCCAATGCAGGAACCGTTGGCTTCAAACGCTCCTATGTCGAGTTTGAATCTTTGCCCTATGAGTATCTTGAGACGCCCGCCAGTGAGGAATCAAAAACAGAACCCCCAATTGCAGTTGGAATGGGAAGTCATGTTTTGCAAACTCGTATCTCACAAACTAAAGGTGAGCTGATCAAAACGGGACGCGCGCTGGATCTTGCCATCGAAGGCAAAGGCTTTCTGCAAGTGAAACTGGCAGGAAAGACCGCCTTTACGAGGTCTGGCCGCTTGACACTCGATCAACAAGGCAGACTCTGTTTAGATGGTTCGCAAAGGACGTATTCTATTGTCCCAGAAATTCGAGTGCCGAATAACGCTTATTCCATTCAGATCTCCGATTCGGGTGTTGTGACGGTAATGGTCCCTATCCCTGAAAAGCGCGAAGGAAAAGAGCAAACTGTTGGTCAACTTTCGATTGTCTGCTTTACCGATCAAAGTGAACTCGTTCCCAGAGAATCCTGCTTGTTCGAAGCGACTCCCCGTTCTGGTGCACCGCGCGTTCTCACACCAGGTACGAAAGGAGCGGGTCTGATTCGTGCGGGAGTTTTGGAAGCGTCTAATGTTTCTATTAGCGAAGAGCTTGAAGCGTTATCGCAAATCAAACAACGCCTGGACGCGTTAAAAGCAGTCTATTTGACAGAGCCCAATGAGCCGATTCAGGCTGACCTGGGCTTACCGGCTGAACGTATCGCCCAGCCTGGAGCTAAACGACTCCAGAGAGAGAACCGACCGGTCTTTAAGTAA
- a CDS encoding lactate racemase domain-containing protein, whose amino-acid sequence MTTELPKFYRVRQNFQSSRIENVAEAVNAELAKINLGEVVKPGETVAITVGSRGIANIALIIKTTIEHLKSIEAVPFIVPAMGSHGGGTAEGQAGVLAGYGITEEEMGVEIRSSMETVVVDTTSHGIPVHFDKHAYEADHVLICGRVKPHTRFVGDIESGLHKMMLIGLGKHEGAKIYHRAIEDISFEEIIKAVGRSVLEKCSIAGGLAIVENSYDETGLIEAIPPGQFYEREKALLTIAKDWLPRLPFTKTDLLIVDRIGKNISGSGMDACVVGRKYNDHAATEHDNVAVKRIMVRSLTAETHGNALGIGLAEFTTQRTVDSVDWKITKINANTGSHPTSAMIPLAYETDREAIEAALQTIGLTTPENSRIVQIYDTLELSEVVVSETFLEEINQRDDLEIISGPFELPFDAQHNLSSVFDEPQH is encoded by the coding sequence ATGACTACTGAGCTTCCCAAATTTTACCGAGTTCGCCAAAACTTCCAGTCTTCACGAATAGAGAATGTCGCCGAGGCAGTCAACGCAGAGCTAGCCAAAATCAATTTAGGGGAAGTGGTTAAACCAGGAGAGACTGTTGCCATCACAGTGGGGAGTCGTGGCATCGCCAATATCGCTTTGATTATCAAAACCACGATCGAACACCTGAAATCTATCGAGGCGGTACCTTTTATTGTACCTGCCATGGGAAGTCACGGCGGTGGAACCGCTGAAGGACAGGCAGGAGTTTTAGCAGGATACGGTATCACCGAAGAAGAGATGGGCGTTGAGATTCGCTCATCAATGGAGACGGTGGTTGTCGACACCACATCCCACGGCATCCCCGTCCATTTTGATAAACACGCTTATGAAGCAGATCACGTTTTAATATGTGGGCGTGTGAAGCCACACACGCGGTTTGTTGGCGATATCGAATCGGGTCTGCATAAGATGATGCTCATTGGTCTCGGAAAACATGAGGGTGCTAAAATCTATCATCGTGCGATTGAAGATATCAGCTTTGAGGAAATCATCAAAGCGGTGGGAAGGTCGGTTCTGGAAAAATGTTCGATTGCCGGTGGCCTGGCCATCGTAGAAAACTCTTATGATGAAACCGGTTTGATCGAAGCCATTCCACCGGGACAGTTTTATGAACGAGAAAAGGCGTTGTTGACGATCGCAAAAGATTGGCTGCCGCGGCTACCTTTCACAAAGACAGATCTTCTGATTGTAGATCGGATTGGGAAAAACATCAGTGGGTCCGGCATGGATGCCTGTGTCGTTGGTCGGAAGTACAATGATCATGCAGCAACCGAGCATGACAATGTCGCCGTGAAACGTATTATGGTGCGCAGCCTTACCGCCGAAACACACGGTAATGCGTTAGGAATTGGATTAGCGGAATTTACGACTCAGCGAACTGTGGATAGCGTTGACTGGAAAATCACTAAGATAAACGCTAATACTGGTAGTCACCCTACATCGGCTATGATTCCACTGGCCTACGAAACCGACCGGGAAGCCATTGAAGCGGCGTTACAGACCATCGGGCTCACCACACCTGAAAACAGTCGAATCGTGCAGATTTATGACACACTCGAATTAAGTGAAGTTGTCGTCAGTGAAACGTTTCTGGAAGAAATCAACCAGCGGGATGATCTGGAAATTATTTCCGGTCCTTTCGAATTGCCATTCGATGCACAACACAATTTGTCCTCCGTTTTTGATGAACCTCAACACTAA
- a CDS encoding RraA family protein, whose protein sequence is MSTTEGLSSAALEELAKYDTPTVCNVIELWNIRPRNTGYMNDTIKACFPKMPPMVGYALTSTFRSMAPPRSGDVYSGLDAQVAAFESLPGAPVVVYQDIDEPTASATFGEVMCSTYKAYGAKGIITSGAGRDLDQVEALNFPAFTNGTNCAHGYCHTLQVNVPVTVGGIPIYPGDLLHGDLNGVTTIPNEIASEIADACKELMKAEDIVLDYLKAGNLTPEGLGAARKELGAEIAKLGKRLRGE, encoded by the coding sequence ATGTCCACCACCGAAGGTCTCTCCTCTGCCGCTCTTGAAGAACTCGCCAAGTATGATACTCCCACCGTCTGTAATGTGATCGAGCTCTGGAACATTCGACCCCGCAACACAGGTTATATGAATGATACCATCAAAGCCTGTTTTCCCAAGATGCCACCCATGGTTGGCTATGCCCTGACTTCCACGTTTCGCAGTATGGCTCCTCCGCGTAGTGGCGATGTTTATTCTGGTCTCGATGCCCAGGTTGCTGCCTTCGAATCACTGCCAGGTGCTCCTGTCGTCGTGTATCAGGATATTGATGAGCCCACAGCGTCTGCCACCTTTGGCGAAGTGATGTGCTCTACCTATAAAGCTTATGGCGCGAAGGGGATTATCACTTCAGGAGCAGGCCGCGATCTGGATCAGGTGGAAGCTCTGAACTTTCCCGCGTTCACGAACGGCACCAATTGTGCCCACGGCTACTGTCACACGCTCCAGGTGAATGTTCCAGTGACTGTGGGGGGGATTCCCATCTATCCCGGTGACTTGCTGCACGGCGACCTGAATGGAGTGACGACGATTCCCAACGAAATCGCTTCTGAAATCGCCGACGCCTGCAAGGAGTTAATGAAAGCCGAAGATATTGTGCTCGATTATCTCAAAGCAGGTAACCTGACCCCCGAAGGTCTGGGAGCTGCCCGCAAAGAACTTGGAGCGGAAATCGCCAAACTGGGCAAACGCTTGCGGGGTGAATAA
- a CDS encoding sigma-54-dependent Fis family transcriptional regulator has protein sequence MNKAETVDWLDWKRLPLFTRYDSEASLIQVCDRLLEEAAQQASGSHYIQQFLPQLATELSCQWCTLIERTPEWETRFEFGRNAAGGFPAALCNEALDREAGGLCADEERDDWSFLAAPLGDLCPGTILLVGGRDLTADSLSNVIVVARVLGYVLSIVEKREKNLRRISRLETTLHIASSFSSARETQPLLELIAKEATRLLECERSSIFIWDQEHKQVVACPALGVEGNTLRLPDDVGIVGDVIRTGKTIRVDDAYNDSRFDPSVDKSSGFRTHNLLCVPLRNNAGEMIGAFEVMNKEKGKADFNDDDAQSLEELGVQAATALENTRELEQLSRSRDQLTEQVKQKVQVIGKSSAITALRSTIERLAGTDLPVLILGESGTGKEVVSQSLHYQGPRANTPFVAVNCAALTETLLESELFGHEKGAFTDAHETRAGKFELAEGGTLFLDEIGDMSLGGQAKLLRVLEQKVITRVGGSETIPINVRVVAATNAKLADAVHEKKFREDLYYRLSVVTLDLPPLRERPEDVILLAEFFLAQFCEQANRRVLKFSAEAKKRLQAHLWPGNVRELRNLMERVAFLCASDRVEVEDLAFILSPSRDSVVDMSSDLSLKEASRRFQQEYIRRTIKRVGGNMSETAKCLGLHRSNLYRKMGQLGMHEANDAQEIDD, from the coding sequence TTGAATAAAGCAGAAACAGTGGATTGGTTGGACTGGAAGAGACTTCCGTTGTTCACTCGCTATGATTCGGAAGCGTCGTTGATTCAAGTGTGTGATCGGCTACTCGAAGAAGCAGCTCAACAGGCTAGCGGAAGTCACTACATCCAGCAATTTCTACCTCAGTTGGCAACAGAATTATCCTGCCAGTGGTGCACCCTGATCGAACGAACTCCAGAGTGGGAAACGCGATTTGAATTTGGTAGGAATGCCGCAGGAGGCTTTCCCGCTGCACTGTGTAATGAAGCATTGGACCGCGAAGCAGGCGGCTTATGTGCGGATGAGGAACGTGACGACTGGTCATTTCTGGCAGCGCCTCTCGGAGATCTGTGCCCAGGGACGATTCTCTTAGTCGGTGGTCGCGACTTAACGGCTGATTCGCTTAGTAATGTAATCGTTGTCGCGCGGGTATTAGGTTACGTACTCTCGATCGTCGAGAAGCGGGAAAAGAACCTGAGGCGCATCAGTCGCTTAGAGACCACATTACATATTGCTTCCAGCTTTTCCTCGGCTCGTGAAACTCAACCGTTATTAGAGCTGATTGCCAAAGAAGCCACACGACTCCTTGAATGTGAGAGATCGAGTATTTTCATCTGGGATCAGGAACACAAACAGGTTGTCGCTTGCCCCGCATTGGGAGTGGAAGGAAATACGCTCCGTTTGCCTGATGATGTGGGAATCGTCGGAGATGTAATTCGAACTGGTAAGACCATTCGCGTCGATGATGCCTACAACGATTCGCGGTTTGACCCCAGTGTCGATAAGTCAAGCGGCTTTCGAACGCATAACCTGTTGTGTGTGCCCCTACGAAATAACGCCGGTGAAATGATCGGTGCGTTCGAAGTCATGAACAAAGAAAAAGGGAAAGCCGACTTTAATGACGATGATGCCCAAAGCCTTGAAGAACTGGGGGTGCAGGCCGCGACAGCGCTTGAAAACACACGCGAACTCGAACAGCTTTCCCGTAGTCGTGATCAACTGACTGAACAAGTTAAACAAAAAGTGCAAGTGATTGGAAAAAGTTCTGCGATCACGGCTCTGCGATCAACCATCGAACGCCTGGCGGGTACGGACTTGCCGGTTTTGATTCTGGGTGAGAGTGGTACGGGAAAAGAAGTCGTCAGTCAATCGTTGCACTATCAGGGACCGCGGGCCAATACTCCTTTTGTTGCGGTAAACTGTGCGGCATTAACAGAAACCTTGCTCGAAAGCGAATTGTTCGGACACGAAAAAGGGGCCTTCACCGATGCCCACGAAACCCGTGCCGGCAAATTTGAACTTGCAGAAGGGGGCACACTCTTTCTCGATGAAATTGGGGACATGAGTCTGGGCGGACAGGCTAAACTGTTACGCGTACTTGAACAGAAAGTGATTACCCGTGTGGGAGGCTCGGAAACGATTCCCATTAACGTGCGTGTCGTGGCGGCAACAAATGCGAAGCTGGCTGATGCGGTTCATGAGAAAAAGTTTCGAGAGGACCTTTATTATCGTTTGAGTGTTGTCACGCTCGATCTGCCTCCCTTAAGAGAGCGTCCTGAAGATGTGATCTTATTAGCAGAATTTTTTCTCGCGCAATTTTGTGAACAAGCCAACCGACGGGTGCTCAAATTCTCAGCCGAAGCTAAAAAACGCCTGCAGGCACATCTCTGGCCCGGTAATGTGCGCGAGCTTCGTAATTTAATGGAGCGGGTCGCATTCCTGTGTGCCAGTGATCGTGTGGAGGTAGAAGACCTGGCGTTTATTCTCAGCCCTTCCCGTGATTCGGTTGTGGATATGTCATCCGATTTGAGCTTGAAAGAGGCTTCGCGCCGCTTCCAGCAGGAATACATCCGCCGTACGATTAAACGCGTGGGAGGCAACATGAGCGAAACCGCCAAATGCCTGGGTCTGCATCGTTCGAACCTGTACCGAAAAATGGGACAACTGGGGATGCATGAAGCAAACGATGCACAGGAAATTGATGACTGA